A stretch of Lactuca sativa cultivar Salinas chromosome 6, Lsat_Salinas_v11, whole genome shotgun sequence DNA encodes these proteins:
- the LOC111877470 gene encoding uncharacterized protein LOC111877470, with translation MFPRKQPSGAQNRKRKTKEQEEANQLRGSLNKYFVRNQNSNDPVNNFNVPPSTSNDSVDISNDFEKNDFFDKDKPSDFNIFDPRVWDDLDSKMKDLLIEKGPNREVDTNTIFPKDSLGRHFSFDFFIRKLRNGDSFDRKWLVYSKELDKVFCFCCKLFKTIRTKSSLATEGIKDWKHLSETLKQHENSSDHMDNLRTWNETRIRLNKNETIDKEIQEMIKKDTEHWKEVMVRIISVVKCLAKNNLAFRGTNEKIYENSNGNFLSVIESIAEWDPVMKEHFRMIQDKETHNHYLSHKIQNELIEMLASEKIHPVFSLFNVLQDALKSLDLDINYVRGQGYDNGANMKGKHQGVQKRLLDINNRAFYMPCGCHSLNLVLCDMANSCQKAKTFFGTCQTLYNVFSNSTKRWSVLLEFVDDLTLKSLSATRWESHIECVKAIKTQFYQIRKALKKLSIISDNGQVCRDADSLVNGEFSSFEFILSLVIWYDILYKINLVSKKLQSKEMLLDVAVKNLEGLINYFEEYRESGFDFAISEAKEIANSVKVKPEFPQKRNKKRKQHFDEIPNTEREHQSSQEAFKRDYFFILVDMALVQLKSRFEQMQYFESIFGFLFDGSKLVSLADDELKKCCLNLESNLKNGEDYDIDGDGLFIELKLLQKMLPEEAYKSRSPWTSIQIMEYARRMDMFPNVLVAYRILLTVPVTVASAERSFSKLKLLKSYLRSTMTQERLNGLAILSIESDFLKNIDYCKIRDVFASKNARRHRFR, from the exons ATGTTTCCCCGAAAACAACCATCGGGTGCTCAAAATAGAAAACGAAAAACAAAAGAACAAGAAGAGGCTAATCAATTAAGAGGGTCTTTGAATAAATATTTTGTTAGAAATCAAAATTCCAATGATCCGGTTAATAATTTTAATGTTCCACCTAGTACTTCCAATGATTCGGTTGATATTTCCAatgattttgaaaaaaatgatttttttgataAAGATAAACCAAGtgattttaatatttttgatCCTAGAGTATGGGATGATTTAGATTCAAAAATGAAAGATTTACTAATAGAAAAAGGGCCAAATAGAGAAGTTGATACCAACAcaatttttccaaaagattcacTTGGTAGACATTTTtcatttgattttttcattcggAAATTAAGAAATGGTGATTCTTTTGATAGAAAATGGTTAGTGTATTCAAAAGAACTTGataaagttttttgtttttgttgtaagtTGTTTAAAACTATTCGAACTAAAAGTAGTTTGGCAACCGAAGGAATTAAAGATTGGAAGCATCTTAGTGAAACATTAAAACAACATGAAAATAGTTCCGATCATATGGATAATTTAAGAACATGGAATGAAACgcgaattaggttaaataaaaatgaaacaatTGACAAAGAAATTCAAGAAATGATAAAAAAAGATACCGAACATTGGAAAGAAGTTATGGTTAGAATTATTTCTGTTGTAAAATGTTTAGCAAAAAATAACTTGGCTTTTCGTGGTAcaaatgaaaaaatttatgaaaactcaaATGGAAATTTTTTAAGTGTAATTGAATCAATTGCGGAATGGGATCCAGTAATGAAAGAACATTTTCGAATGATTCAAGACAAAGAAACACATAATCATTATCTTAGtcataaaattcaaaatgaaTTAATTGAAATGTTAGCATCCGAG AAGATACATCCGGTCTTTAGTCTTTTCAATGTTTTACAAGATGCCCTAAAATCTCTTGATTTGGATATTAATTATGTTCGTGGTCAAGGATATGATAATGGGGCAAATATGAAAGGTAAACACCAAGGTGTTCAAAAACGATTGCTTGATATAAATAATAGAGCTTTTTATATGCCTTGTGGATGTCATAGTTTAAATTTGGTTTTGTGTGATATGGCAAATTCTTGCCAAAAGGCAAAAACTTTTTTTGGTACATGTCAAACGCTTTATAATGTTTTTTCCAATTCAACCAAAAGATGGAGTGTTTTACTTGAGTTTGTTGATGATCTAACACTTAAATCATTATCAGCTACTCGTTGGGAAAGTCATATTGAATGTGTTAAAGCAATAAAAACACAATTTTATCAAATAAGAAAAGCTTTAAAAAAACTATCTATAATAAGTGATAATGGACAAGTGTGTAGAGATGCTGATTCACTAGTAAATGGTGAAttttctagttttgaatttattttaagtttagttATATGGTATGATATTTTGTACAAAATTAATTTGGTAAGCAAAAAGTTACAATCCAAAGAAATGCTTCTTGATGTTGCTGTAAAAAATTTAGAAgggttaattaattattttgaagaaTATAGGGAAAGTGGGTTTGACTTTGCTATTAGTGAAGCAAAAGAAATAGCAAATAGTGTTAAAGTTAAACCCGAATTTCCTCAAAAACGcaataaaaaaagaaaacaacATTTTGATGAAATTCCAAATACCGAAAGAGAACACCAATCTTCTCAAGAAGCATTTAAAAGagattatttttttattcttgttGATATGGCTCTTGTTCAATTGAAAAGTAGATTTGAACAAATGCAATATTTTGAATCGATATTTGGTTTTTTGTTTGATGGTTCCAAATTAGTTTCTTTAGCTGATGATGAATTAAAGAAatgttgtttaaatcttgagtccaATTTGAAAAATGGTGAAGATTATGATATTGATGGAGATGGTTTATTCATTGAGTTAAAACTTTTGCAGAAAATGTTGCCGGAGGAAGCATACAAAAGTCGAAGTCCTTGGACATCTATTCAAATAATGGAGTATGCAAGAAGAATGGATATGTTCCCTAATGTGTTGGTTGCATATAGGATATTATTGACGGTGCCGGTTACGGTTGCTTCCGCggaaagaagtttttcaaaattgaAGCTTTTGAAATCGTATCTCCGAAGTACCATGACTCAAGAAAGATTGAATGGATTAGCAATTTTAAGTATTGAAAGTGATTTTCTAAAAAATATTGATTATTGTAAAATAAGAGATGTTTTCGCTTCAAAAAATGCGCGAAGACATCGTTTTAGGTGA
- the LOC111877517 gene encoding vicilin-like seed storage protein At2g28490 → MGKSSSKLWVFLLLAVVVSNALVIGVYGQGRSRWEGDAGEETRRGRKEVPPESQRGRGGGGSREMPPEEEAGRGGAGGGGGSRRGRMDSRRFILQDAKRVVATDAGGMRVVKGVGGKLTESPMHIGFITMEPNSMFIPQYLDSSLIIFVELGEARIGSIYQDDFIEKDLKSGDLYRVQAGSAFYIVNTAEGQRLHIITSIDTSESSDWSAFESFYIGGGANPSSVLAGFDIQTLSTALNVSYNTVGELLSSRQKGAIVYLKPDSESEKEPSLWKRFLDQGKHEKQAQMKRIVQVRVKNDEGEKTTWSLTDFVNSMFGVNRKKGDSKSLDSYNIYDRKPDFKNDYGWSIEVNENDYEPLKKSDFGVYLVNLTAGSMMAPHINPTAIEYGVVLSGTGNIQVVFPNGTLAMNAEVNEGDVFWIPRYFPFCQVASRSNPFVFFGFSTSARNNRPQFLVGQGSLLQTMMGPEFATAFGMSEERLKEIADAQKETTILPAASASPGGGDEEIPEGEGGGDGSQEEEGGGRSTESVVEKMGSKIRMKTNSFAYNMAMGLE, encoded by the exons ATGGGAAAAAGTTCATCGAAACTATGGGTGTTTTTACTGCTAGCGGTTGTGGTGTCAAATGCACTGGTGATCGGAGTCTATGGACAAGGTAGAAGTCGGTGGGAGGGTGATGCTGGGGAGGAGACAAGAAGGGGGAGAAAAGAGGTGCCACCGGAGTCTCAACGTGGTCGTGGTGGTGGTGGGAGTAGGGAGATGCCGCCGGAGGAAGAAGCTGGTCGTGGTGGTGCTGGTGGCGGtggaggtagtaggaggggacgaATGGACTCGAGGAGGTTTATACTGCAGGACGCAAAGCGAGTGGTGGCAACCGACGCCGGTGGAATGAGAGTGGTGAAGGGTGTCGGTGGAAAACTCACAGAAAGTCCGATGCATATTGGGTTCATAACAATGGAACCAAACAGCATGTTCATCCCACAGTATCTTGATTCCAGCCTGATCATCTTCGTCGAATTAG GCGAGGCCAGAATCGGGTCGATCTATCAAGACGATTTCATTGAAAAAGATCTGAAATCTGGAGATTTGTACAGAGTCCAAGCTGGTTCAGCATTCTATATCGTAAACACTGCAGAGGGTCAAAGACTCCATATCATCACTAGCATCGACACCTCCGAGAGCTCGGATTGGAGTGCTTTTGAG TCGTTTTACATCGGAGGAGGAGCAAACCCATCTTCAGTGCTTGCCGGATTCGATATCCAAACTCTATCGACAGCACTTAAT GTTTCGTATAATACAGTCGGTGAGTTGCTTTCAAGTCGACAAAAAGGAGCGATTGTGTACTTGAAACCCGACAGCGAGTCTGAAAAAGAACCAAGCTTATGGAAGAGATTCTTGGATCAAGGAAAGCACGAGAAGCAAGCACAGATGAAGAGAATCGTTCAAGTACGTGTGAAAAACGACGAAGGAGAGAAGACGACATGGTCGTTGACTGATTTTGTAAATTCCATGTTTGGAGTGAACAGGAAGAAAGGTGACAGCAAGTCGCTGGATTCATACAATATCTATGATCGGAAACCTGATTTCAAAAACGACTACGGATGGAGCATTGAGGTCAACGAAAACGACTATGAACCACTTAAGAAATCCGACTTCGGAGTCTATCTTGTCAATCTCACTGCG GGATCGATGATGGCACCTCACATTAATCCAACAGCAATAGAGTATGGGGTAGTGTTAAGTGGAACTGGAAACATTCAAGTGGTGTTTCCAAATGGGACATTAGCCATGAATGCTGAAGTGAACGAAGGTGATGTGTTTTGGATTCCACGATACTTTCCTTTTTGTCAAGTAGCTTCACGATCGAACCCGTTTGTGTTCTTTGGATTTTCAACGTCGGCAAGAAACAACAGGCCACAGTTCTTGGTGGGTCAAGGTTCTCTTTTGCAAACCATGATGGGGCCGGAGTTTGCAACTGCTTTTGGGATGAGCGAAGAGAGGCTAAAGGAGATTGCTGATGCTCAGAAGGAAACTACCATCTTGCCGGCGGCTTCTGCATCCCCAGGTGGTGGAGACGAGGAGATTCCGGAGGGCGAGGGTGGTGGTGACGGGTCGCAGGAGGAGGAGGGTGGTGGTCGTTCGACTGAATCGGTGGTGGAGAAGATGGGATCGAAGATAAGGATGAAGACGAACAGCTTTGCTTACAATATGGCAATGGGGTTAGAATAG